In Geotalea uraniireducens, the genomic window CTGCAGCATCCGGCCCGCAAGGCCGATCAGCCATCGGCCGATCAGCCAAAAGAGAATCACCGAAACGAGTTTCGTGCCGTACTCTGTGGCGTAGGTTACCGCAAGCTGTTGGTATTGCCCCATCTGATCCATACGCACCTCCGCTGACTCGTGTTGTTGACGATGCTATTGCCCTAATTTTTAACCTGTTTTGCAGCATTCCCCCGGATGTGTGATTAGTTTACTGTAATCTGCCGGCTTTGCTACTGTTGCTGGAGTGCCGTTCGAAAACCTCCCGGGGCAAACCCCTCTGCTGCGCCCTTATTGAGTACTCTCCACCAAACCATCCAATCAGCCCGTATAGTTAGCCAATCCTCCTAAAGTTGCGCACATATTTGACGATATGATGCTGAGTGGATGCGTATATGGCCGTTTCCGGCCGCCGGAGCGTTGCTTCACCGTCGATTCGTTCTTTGACTGTTCGTCTCAATTCAGGCTTTACGGAAAACCATGTGGCAGGATGAAAGGAGATTTCATGGGACCTGGTCGATTGCTTGTTATGCTTATTTTTGCTGTGGCAGTCTTTGCGCTCGCCGGATGCGAGGGCGGGGGCGGCACCACCACTTCCGTTCAGTTCCTGCCGAATATGGATCAGTACCTTACCCCGCTGGCCCCTCCGGGGGCCCGTTTCGAAACATTGAACCCCGGTCTGGCCGACAAGCCGGACTGGCTGGCCGGCCAAGCGGTCACGAGCGTGAAAAGTCCGGACAACAAGACCCTCCTGGTGCTGACGAGCGGCTATAACCGCGTCTATACCTCTACCCCCAGCACCCCCTATCCGTGGTACTCGCCGGATTCCAACGAATACGTATTCATTTACGACATTTCAACGAACACGCCGATCAAAAAACAGGTGGTGACGATTCCCAACAGCTACAACGGGATTGTCTTCGACCCGTCGGGTAAGGCTTTCTACGTGAGCGGGGGGGTGAGCGACAACGTTCATGTCTTTTCTCAGGGCGCCGACGGCATCTGGGCGGAGGTCAACGCGCCGCTGGCCCTGGGCCACAACAACATGGGGAACGGCCTTCCCTGGAGCGCCGACTTCGGGAACGGTTCCATCAACCTCCAGATCGGCGTGAAACCGTGCGCCGCGGGGCTGGCCATCTCCCGCGACGGCAAGACCCTGGTGGTCGCCAATTACTACAACGACTCGATTTCGGTCTTCAGGGGCGGGCTCAACAACTGGGGGCCGGCAACGGAGCTGGACATGCGCCCGGGCAAGAGCGGCGGGACCGTGGGGGAACCGGGCGGCGAATACCCGTTCTGGGTGGCCGTTAAAGGGACGGAGGCCGACGGGACCGCAACCGCCTATGTGTCGAGCATCCGCGATCGGGAGGTCGTCGTCGTCGATCTGAACGGCGCTTTAGGCGTGAAGGCCCGGGTCAAGGTGGTGGGCCAGCCGAACAAGATGACGCTCAACCGCGACCAATCGCTTTTGTATGTGGTCGAAGACCAATCGGATAGGATCGACATCGTGCGCACCAGCGACAACACGCTCGTCGGCACCATCCCCGTCATCGCCCCGGCGGCGGCCTTGCCCGCCTCGCTGGCCGGCTTTACCGGCGCAAACCCCAACAGCGTCACGCTCTCGCCCGACGAGAAACGCCTCTACGTGACGAACGGGAACCTGAACTGCGTCGCGGTGGTGAACCTGGATGCCGCCCGCACGGGCGGGCAGGTCGCCGGGCTCATTCCCACCGGCTGGTATCCGAACTCCGCCAGCATCAGTGCGGACGGCACCTGGATGTACGTGATCAACGGGAAATCGGCGACCGGGCCGAATCCCGATTTCCGCTACAGTTACGGGCCGCCTTCGCGCCCGAATGGCTTCCTGACGAACCATTACAATCCCCAGTTGACCAAGGCCGGGCTCCAGAGTCTGCCGCTTCCCGCTGCTACGCAACTCTGGCGGCTGACGGCGCAGGTCGCCGCCAACAACCGCTTCTCCTATGCCGATGGCGCCAGGGACCAGGAGGTCATGAAGGTGCTTCAGGCCAACATCAAGCACGTCATCTTCATCATCAAGGAGAACCGGACCTACGACCAGATCCTGGGCGACCTGGAAAAAGGCAACGGCGATCCCGCCCTGGCCGAATTCGGCGAGCCCTATACTCCGAATATGCACGCCATGGCGCGCGCCTTCGTCACCCTCGACAATTTCTACGATACGGCCGAAGTGAGCAACGACGGATGGGCGTGGACCACGTCGGCCCGCGCCCCGGACGTGGTCGAGCGTCAGTATGCGGTCGCCTACGCCAGCCGGGGCCTCAGCCTGGATACCGAGGGGACCAACCGCAGCGTGAACGTTGCCTACAAGACCCTTGCCGAACGCAAGGCGGCCAATCCGCTCACTCCGGACGACGACGATCTGCTGCCGGGACAGACCGACGTGGCGGCGCCGGATGGGCCGAACAACGAAGTGAACAAGGGGTATTTGTGGGATGCAGCGCTGCGCCGGGGGCTCTCGGTCCGCAACTATGGCTTTTTCGTCGACCAGACCCGCTACAATGTTCCCCTGGCCGCCGGCGGCATTCCTCTCGTGAAGGCGCCGGCTTCCACCGGCACCCAGGTCGCCTACCCCGCCAGTGCCGCCCTGGCCCCTTACACCGACATCTATTTCCGCGGGTTCGACAACTCGTTCCCCGATTATTACCGCTATAAGGAGTGGGAGCGGGAGTTCGATGCCTATGAAACCGCCGGCAACCTGCCGACGCTCAGCCTCGTCCGCTTCATGCACGATCACACCGGCAACTTCAACACGGCGATCGACGGCGTGAACACTCCGGAATTGCAGCAGGCCGATAACGACTATGCGGTCGGCCTGCTCCTGGAGAAGATTGCGAACAGTCCCCGCTACAAGGACAACACGCTGGTCTTCGTCATCGAAGACGATTCCCAGGACGGCGGCGACCACGTCGATTCCCACCGCAGCATCGCGTTTGTGGCCGGCGCGTACGTGAAGCGGGGCGCGCTCGTCTCTTCCCACTACAACACCATCAACTTCCTGCGCACCATCGAGGAGGTCCTGGGGCTCCCGCCGATGAACCTGAACGACGCCCTTGCCCGGCCGATGACCGATATTTTCACCACAACCCCGGCCCCCTGGAGCTTTGTCGCCAAGCCGGCGCCGATTCTTGCCGGGACGACCCTGCCGCCGTTCGCCGCCCTCTCCCCCGTCAGCAGGGCGCGGGCGCCGAAATCGACCCATGACGCGCGGTACTGGGCACAGGCGACCAGGGGGATGGACTTCTCGTCCGAGGACAAGTTCAATTTCGCGCAGTACAACCGCGTGCTGTGGAAAGGGCTGATGGGGAACAAGCCGTATCCCGCAGCCCCGAGCGGCAAGGACCTGCGCCGGAACCGCAAGGAGCTGCTGGCTCGTTACCATCTGGCGCTGAAATAGCTCGCCCCTCCCCGGCTTCACCGGGCAGGGGCGCAGGTATTCCCGACAAAAGGAGCAGCTCGTGGCGAGTAATTCGAAGCACCACGGCAGTAATCAGGACAGCACGTCAACGACACGTTCTCCCGGCATAACCCGGCGGGATTTCGTGAAATATTCGACGGGGACCGTCGCCTGTATCTATCTGGGGGGATTGACCACGGCCTGTGGCAGCAAGAGCGGCTCCTCCGGCAGCGATTTTCCGGTGGTCGTCTTCTCGGACGTGCACTTCAACCCGCTGTACGACCCTTCGCTGTTCCCGGCCCTGAACGCGGCAGCGGCGAGCGACTGGGATGCCGTTTTCAGGACATCGGCTCTTACGGCGCCTTCGGCCTGGGGCAAGGATTCCAACTACCCCTTGCTCACGCTGGCCCTCGCCGGCATCACGCAGAATCTGGGCGCGAGTCCCTTCGTTATTTACACCGGCGACATTCTTGGCCATGGTCTCCCGCAAATGTTTTATTTCAACCTTAACGGGACCACGGCCCCGCGCGACGCCGCGGATGTTGCCGCCATGCAGGCCTTCACCGACAAGGCGGTCGCCTTTTTCATGGCCAAGGTGCGGGCGGCGGTCGGTACCGTCCCGGTCCTGTTCGCGGTCGGGAATGGCGACTCCTACACCGGCTACGGGCCGGACAGCGCCTTTCTCGCCAATACGGCCGAGCTGTTTTACACCTCGTTCCTGAACGGTATTGGCGACCACCAGGCCTTTCTGACAACCTTCACCCGTGGCGGTTATTATGCCGTGGAGCCGCCGGGAACGAACCTGATGGTGATCGGGCTGAATACCATCATTTTTTCCCCGCTGGTCGCGCCCACTCCCGGCGCCAACGACAGTGCGGTGGCGGCGCAACTGGACTGGCTGGACTCACGGCTTGCCGCGGCCACCGTTGCCGGTAAAAAGGTCTGGCTGCTGATGCACGCGCCTCCCGGCGCCGATATCGGCACCACCGCCAAGCCTGCCAATGTCGACGCCAATGGCCATATCGCCACGGCCACCATGATGTGGGTCTCCGAGTACCAGACGAGGTTTTTGCAGATCGTCGCCAACTACCCGGGGAGCATCTCCCTGACCCTTGCCGGCCATACCCACATGGATGAATACCGGGTCCTGCCGTCTTCCGATACGGTCGAAATAACGCCCGCCATCGCGCCATACTTCGGCAACAACCCGGCATTCAAGCGCTTCGCCATTTCCGGCGCCACGCTTAAACCACTCGATTACAGCGCGCTGAACTACGACCTCGCCACCGCGCCGGCGCAGTTCTCCGCCTATTACACCTTCTCGGCGGCCTATGCTCTGCCGGGCCCACTGGACACTGCCCTTGCGCGGCTCACCCCAGCGCTGGTAACCAACAGTGCCCAGCAGGCGCTTTACCGCGGCTACTACTATTCCGGCCACAATGCACCCCATTCGGTCAGCGACACGCTCTTCAATCCGATTACCGATACAAACTGGCGGATCTACTGGAGCGGTATCGCCACTATGGAGCAACAGGCATTTATTGACAGCATCAACGCCTCTTGATCTCCCCGGGCAGTCAGGGGGGGCGCTGACCGTAGCACAGGCTACCCCGTTTCGCAGGGACTGCGGGAAGAGGGGGACCTTCATTGAGCCGCCTTCGCAGAGAAAAGTATTGACAAATCCTCATATTACTGTATCATTACACAAAAATTTTGACGGATAGACGACAATACTAAACCATCCGCAAGGATGGGGCGGAAAGCCTACAGGGTCTCACCGAGACAGCCGGGTTGCCGAAATATCACACGATATCGGCCCCGGCTTTTTTGTTGGCACAACCACGAAAGAACAGTCGGGTCAACAAGGGGTGTGCAGCGTCCGCAGTAGTTTGGCAATAGCTTCATCAGTTAGTGGTAGACGATAATACTAAACCATTCGCGAGAATGGGGCGGAAAGCCTACAGGGTC contains:
- a CDS encoding beta-propeller fold lactonase family protein, coding for MGPGRLLVMLIFAVAVFALAGCEGGGGTTTSVQFLPNMDQYLTPLAPPGARFETLNPGLADKPDWLAGQAVTSVKSPDNKTLLVLTSGYNRVYTSTPSTPYPWYSPDSNEYVFIYDISTNTPIKKQVVTIPNSYNGIVFDPSGKAFYVSGGVSDNVHVFSQGADGIWAEVNAPLALGHNNMGNGLPWSADFGNGSINLQIGVKPCAAGLAISRDGKTLVVANYYNDSISVFRGGLNNWGPATELDMRPGKSGGTVGEPGGEYPFWVAVKGTEADGTATAYVSSIRDREVVVVDLNGALGVKARVKVVGQPNKMTLNRDQSLLYVVEDQSDRIDIVRTSDNTLVGTIPVIAPAAALPASLAGFTGANPNSVTLSPDEKRLYVTNGNLNCVAVVNLDAARTGGQVAGLIPTGWYPNSASISADGTWMYVINGKSATGPNPDFRYSYGPPSRPNGFLTNHYNPQLTKAGLQSLPLPAATQLWRLTAQVAANNRFSYADGARDQEVMKVLQANIKHVIFIIKENRTYDQILGDLEKGNGDPALAEFGEPYTPNMHAMARAFVTLDNFYDTAEVSNDGWAWTTSARAPDVVERQYAVAYASRGLSLDTEGTNRSVNVAYKTLAERKAANPLTPDDDDLLPGQTDVAAPDGPNNEVNKGYLWDAALRRGLSVRNYGFFVDQTRYNVPLAAGGIPLVKAPASTGTQVAYPASAALAPYTDIYFRGFDNSFPDYYRYKEWEREFDAYETAGNLPTLSLVRFMHDHTGNFNTAIDGVNTPELQQADNDYAVGLLLEKIANSPRYKDNTLVFVIEDDSQDGGDHVDSHRSIAFVAGAYVKRGALVSSHYNTINFLRTIEEVLGLPPMNLNDALARPMTDIFTTTPAPWSFVAKPAPILAGTTLPPFAALSPVSRARAPKSTHDARYWAQATRGMDFSSEDKFNFAQYNRVLWKGLMGNKPYPAAPSGKDLRRNRKELLARYHLALK
- a CDS encoding metallophosphoesterase, which translates into the protein MASNSKHHGSNQDSTSTTRSPGITRRDFVKYSTGTVACIYLGGLTTACGSKSGSSGSDFPVVVFSDVHFNPLYDPSLFPALNAAAASDWDAVFRTSALTAPSAWGKDSNYPLLTLALAGITQNLGASPFVIYTGDILGHGLPQMFYFNLNGTTAPRDAADVAAMQAFTDKAVAFFMAKVRAAVGTVPVLFAVGNGDSYTGYGPDSAFLANTAELFYTSFLNGIGDHQAFLTTFTRGGYYAVEPPGTNLMVIGLNTIIFSPLVAPTPGANDSAVAAQLDWLDSRLAAATVAGKKVWLLMHAPPGADIGTTAKPANVDANGHIATATMMWVSEYQTRFLQIVANYPGSISLTLAGHTHMDEYRVLPSSDTVEITPAIAPYFGNNPAFKRFAISGATLKPLDYSALNYDLATAPAQFSAYYTFSAAYALPGPLDTALARLTPALVTNSAQQALYRGYYYSGHNAPHSVSDTLFNPITDTNWRIYWSGIATMEQQAFIDSINAS